One Mauremys mutica isolate MM-2020 ecotype Southern chromosome 9, ASM2049712v1, whole genome shotgun sequence DNA segment encodes these proteins:
- the IRS1 gene encoding insulin receptor substrate 1 — protein MASPTDNNEGFFSDVRKVGYLRKPKSMHKRFFVLRAASESGPARLEYYENEKKWRHKSGAPKRSIPLESCFNINKRADSKNKHLVALYTKDEHFAIAADSEPEQESWYQALLQLHNRAKGHHHLHHRHHHHHSDVSFGGGSAGLGEAGDDSYGEVVPGPAFKEVWQVILKPKGLGQTKNLIGIYRLCLTNKTISFVKLNSDAAAVVLQLLNIRRCGHSENFFFIEVGRSAVTGPGEFWMQVDDSVVAQNMHETILEAMRAMSEEFRPRSKSQSSSNCSNPISVPLRSRHHVNNPPPSQVGLSRRSRTESVTATSPAGGGGGGGGGTGGKPSSFRVRASSDGEGTMSRPASVDGSPVSPSANRTHSHRHRGNSRLHPPLNHSRSIPMPSSRCSPSATSPVSLSSSSTSGHGSTSDCLFPRRSSASVSGSPSDGGFISSDEYGSSPCDFRSSFRSVTPDSLGHTPPARGDEELNNYICMGGKAASSCSLAAPNGHFIPRNCHPQHQQCRYPGTPCCPRSGGEEVTDLEKGFRKRTHSAGTSPTISHQKTPSQSSVASIEEYTEMLPSYPCGGNRLPSYRHSAFVPTHSYPEEHLEMHHLEGSHHRTNSTPHTDDGYMPMSPGVAPVPSTGGTPKGGDYMPMSPKSVSAPQQIINPGRGGRHAQAMVDSNGYMMMSPSGSCSPDGGPAGYGKMWTNGAGHHPKLSVESSEGKLPCSGGDYINMSPASGSATSTPPDCYFASSGPPGPEEASAQGPAEPPHKPIYSYFSLPRSFKHVQRRAAEESGPQLRISLSSGRLLYAAEDSSSSTSSDSLGGGGGQEGAGGGYQAQPLPPPPQQPTRQAAAQSRSRLTRPTRLSLDGPKASTLPRAREQPPLLLPPEPKSPGEYVNIEFGASDKPAAARPREDEGSEYMNMELGPPRAACQAGFAAVRAAAAARPGRGAAALSSRDYVTMEQGGGVGGPCPGCADPPSPALLLSYADRRPGRAVPENPPAAPAPAQAQPPAELAAAPPRSSSLMGGPGVNSAFTRVSLSPGPGRNQSAKVIRADPQGGRRRHSSETFSSTPSNARGAAGSGGLNAPLLYGAGGAEEVKRHSSASFENVWLRPAAGELGAAARREQQPLGAGGGFENGLNYIDLDLVKDFNQRRQHPHHSQEGTSVLGGRQPPPKAPNQPCGSSHSSDDLSAYASISFQRREDV, from the coding sequence ATGGCTAGCCCCACGGATAATAATGAGGGCTTCTTCTCGGATGTCAGGAAGGTGGGTTACTTGCGCAAACCCAAGAGCATGCATAAACGCTTCTTCGTGCTGAGGGCAGCCAGCGAGTCAGGACCTGCCCGGCTGGAGTACTATGAGAATGAGAAGAAATGGAGACATAAGTCAGGAGCCCCCAAGCGTTCCATCCCACTGGAGAGCTGCTTCAACATCAACAAACGGGCAGACTCCAAGAACAAGCACCTGGTGGCCCTCTATACCAAGGACGAGCACTTTGCCATTGCAGCTGACAGCGAGCCTGAGCAGGAGAGCTGGTACCAAGCCTTACTGCAGTTGCACAATCGGGCCAAGGGCCACCACCACCTCCATCAccgtcaccaccaccaccacagtgaTGTCTCCTTTGGgggtggcagtgcagggctgggggaggcaggtgaCGATAGCTATGGTGAGGTGGTCCCTGGCCCGGCTTTCAAGGAGGTTTGGCAAGTGATCCTGAAACCTAAGGGTCTGGGCCAGACCAAGAACCTGATCGGCATCTACCGCCTGTGCCTGACCAACAAAACCATCAGCTTTGTGAAGCTGAACTCAGATGCAGCTGCTGTGGTACTGCAGCTGCTCAACATCCGCCGCTGTGGCCACTCAGAGAACTTCTTTTTCATAGAGGTTGGGCGTTCAGCGGTGACTGGGCCTGGTGAGTTCTGGATGCAGGTGGATGATTCAGTGGTGGCACAGAACATGCATGAGACCATCCTGGAAGCCATGCGGGCCATGAGTGAGGAATTCCGGCCCCGCAGCAAGAGCCAGTCCTCTTCCAACTGCTCCAATCCCATCTCTGTGCCCCTCCGCAGCAGACACCATGTCAAcaaccccccacccagccaggTGGGGCTCAGTCGCAGGTCCAGGACTGAGAGCGTGACTGCTAcctcccctgctgggggtggtggtggtggaggaggaggaacaggggGCAAACCCAGCTCTTTCCGAGTCCGAGCCTCTAGTGATGGGGAAGGAACTATGTCCAGGCCTGCCTCTGTGGATGGCAGTCCAGTAAGTCCCAGTGCCAACCGGACCCACTCACATCGGCACCGTGGCAACTCCAGGCTTCACCCTCCTCTCAACCACAGTCGCTCCATCCCAATGCCTTCTTCACGCTGTTCCCCTTCAGCCACCAGCCCAGTCAGCCTGTCATCCAGCAGCACCAGTGGCCATGGCTCCACCTCAGACTGCCTCTTCCCACGCAGGTCGAGTGCTTCGGTATCAGGCTCCCCCAGTGATGGTGGTTTCATCTCCTCCGATGAATATGGCTCCAGCCCCTGCGATTTCCGCAGCTCTTTTCGCAGTGTGACTCCAGACTCTCTTGGTCACACCCCGCCAGCACGGGGGGATGAGGAGCTCAACAACTACATCTGTATGGGGGGCAAGGCTGCCTCGTCCTGCAGCTtggcagctcccaatggccactTCATCCCTCGCAATTGTCACCCACAGCATCAGCAGTGCCGCTATCCTggcaccccatgctgcccccGGAGTGGTGGAGAGGAGGTAACTGACCTGGAGAAGGGCTTCAGGAAGCGGACTCACTCTGCAGGCACCTCACCCACCATCTCCCACCAGAAGACACCCTCGCAGTCTTCAGTAGCCTCCATTGAGGAGTACACGGAAATGCTGCCTTCCTACCCTTGTGGTGGCAACCGGCTGCCCTCCTACCGGCACTCTGCCTTTGTGCCCACTCACTCCTATCCTGAGGAGCATTTGGAGATGCACCACTTGGAGGGCAGCCACCACCGGACCAACTCCACCCCACACACTGATGACGGCTACATGCCAATGTCACCTGGGGTGGCCCCTGTGCCCAGCACTGGTGGCACTCCTAAAGGTGGTGACTATATGCCCATGAGCCCCAAGAGCGTGTCAGCCCCACAGCAGATCATCAATCCTGGCAGGGGGGGTCGCCACGCCCAAGCCATGGTGGACTCCAATGGGTACATGATGATGTCCCCTAGTGGCAGCTGTTCGCCTGATGGTGGTCCCGCCGGCTACGGCAAAATGTGGACTAATGGGGCTGGCCACCACCCAAAGCTCTCCGTAGAGAGCAGCGAAGGGAAGCTCCCCTGCAGCGGCGGTGACTACATCAACATGTCCCCAGCCAGCGGCTCCGCCACAAGCACCCCCCCGGACTGCTACTTCGCCAGCTCGGGGCCGCCGGGCCCGGAGGAGGCCTCGGCGCAGGGCCCGGCCGAGCCCCCCCACAAGCCCATCTACTCCTACTTCTCCCTGCCGCGCTCCTTCAAACACGTGCAGCGCAGGGCAGCCGAGGAGAGCGGCCCCCAGCTGCGCATCTCCCTCAGCTCCGGCCGCTTGCTCTACGCCGCGGAGGACTCGTCCTCTTCCACCAGCAGCGACAGCCTCGGGGGAGGCGGGGGCCAGGAGGGCGCCGGAGGTGGCTACCAGGCGCAgcccctgccgccgccgccgcagcagcCTACCCGTCAGGCGGCCGCGCAGAGCAGGAGTCGCCTGACCAGACCCACCCGCTTGTCTCTGGACGGCCCCAAGGCCAGCACCCTGCCGCGGGCGCGGGAGCAGcccccgctgctgctgccaccagagCCCAAGAGCCCCGGCGAGTACGTGAACATTGAGTTCGGGGCCAGTGACAAGCCGGCGGCCGCGCGGCCCCGAGAGGATGAAGGCTCCGAGTACATGAACATGGAGCTGGGGCCGCCGCGGGCTGCCTGCCAAGCCGGCTTCGCAGCCGTACGGGCGGCAGCTGCGGCCCGGCCAGGCCGAGGAGCTGCTGCCCTCAGCAGCCGGGACTACGTGACTATGGAACAGGGGGGCGGTGTCGGggggccctgcccgggctgcgcCGACCCCCCGTCCCCCGCCCTCTTGCTCAGCTACGCCGACAGGCGGCCGGGCCGCGCCGTCCCGGAaaacccccctgctgcccctgcccccgcccaggcGCAGCCGCCGGCCGAGCTGGCCGCGGCGCCACCGCGCTCCTCCTCTCTGATGGGAGGCCCGGGGGTGAACAGCGCCTTCACCCGCGTCAGcctcagccccggccccggccgcaaTCAGAGCGCCAAAGTGATCCGCGCCGACCCGCAGGGGGGCCGCCGGCGGCACAGCTCCGAGaccttctcctccacccccagcaaCGCCCGCGGCGCGGCGGGCAGCGGCGGCCTCAACGCGCCCTTGCTCTACGGGGCGGGGGGCGCCGAGGAGGTGAAACGCCACAGCTCGGCCTCCTTCGAGAACGTCTGGCTCCGGCCTGCCGCGGGGGAGTTGGGGGCGGCCGCCaggagggagcagcagcccctcGGGGCCGGGGGTGGCTTTGAGAACGGACTCAACTACATCGACCTGGACTTAGTGAAGGATTTTAATCAGCGTCGCCAACacccccaccactcccaggagggcacctctgtgctgggggggaggcagcctccgcCCAAAGCCCCGAATCAGCCTTGTGGGAGTAGCCACTCTAGCGATGATTTGAGTGCATATGCCAGCATCAGCTTCCAGAGGCGGGAGGACGTCTAA